CTGAACTTCGTGTTGAATTTGCTATTTTGCAGATGGAGAAATCTGAAAGAGAGATTAGGGAATCAAAGTTTGCAGAGCTGACGAATAAACATTTTGCTGCAAGTGCAATTCCCAAAGGCATTCATTGTCTATCGCTGCGGTTGACTGATGAGTACTCCTCGAATGCTCATGCACGCAGACAGTTGCCTTCACCAGAGCTACTCCCTATGCTATCTGATAATTCATTGCATCACTTTATAGTGGCCACTGACAACATCCTGGCTGCCTCAGTTGTGGTCAATTCTGCGGTGCAGTCAACTCTGAAGCCTGAAAAGATTGTTTTCCATGTCATCACTGACAAGAAAACATACGCAGGCATGCACTCATGGTTTGCTCTGAATCCTGTCACTCCTGCTCTTGTGGAGGTTAAAGGCGTTCATCAGTTTGACTGGTTGACAAGAGAAAATGTTCCAGTGCTTGAAGCAGTTGAGAGCCATAATGTTATTCGTAAATACTACCATGGAAATCATGTTACAGGTTCCAATCTGAGTGATACAACTCCGCAATCTTTTGCCTCCAAGTTGCAGGCTAGAAGTCCAAAGTATATATCTTTGCTCAATCACCTTCGCATATATTTGCCAGAGGTACCACTTTCTCATATCTTGTAAACTGTCTTCTGTTTCTCTATAGCAAAATTTTGGAGGGTGAAATTCCAATGTCTTTTCGACTTCCCTTCCTCTTTCACAGGCAGATGGACATTGAAATAATGCGTTGCAAGAAAAAGTTTTCAATATGTAAAATAGAGTCAACGGCAGGCTAAGCATGCGAATGAGAAACTTTGGATATTTTAAAATGCATACAGCCTGGTTTAGTGAACATTATTTGCATTATTTATCTGAACCTAAGCTAAGTTAATCAAAACTTTCATGAAACAAAGTTTAGCCTATCTTACCCAACATTCGCGACTTCTTGTTGAAAATGTTGTGAAGACACATAAGCAGAGCCTAGGATGAGTATTTTAAtgtttatttcttcattttgcTGAACTTTAAGATTTTGGTGCTCCAGAGATCATTAACATTATGCACACATGTCCATAAGATGGAATAACAGACTCTTCTGTGTACTGTCCTGCACCACAGCAGCAAGTCAAAGTTTCAATATCATCTTTTCCACACAGAAACAGTATAATGAGACCTTGGTACCCAAGATCTGAAAATGTATTTCTCAAATTACTCTTTATGGAGAATGAAGTAGGTACCCGTAGAATTAGTCGAGCTGCGTGCAAGTTGGCACGAACTCCAcggttattttaaaaaatctttatgGAGAGTGAAGCACAGTTATAATCAGACTTTTTGCTTTTCCTTTCTTCTCTTGCTGGAATTTAGGTTTTAGTTTGTATTCACTTTGTAATATTTCCCTCTTCAATATTTGTATGTAATCCCAGAGCCCATTTGTGGGATTACTCTGGGTATGTTTGTGTTGATACTTGTATGTAATTCACTCTCCGGTCCTGCATTTATGTAGATGTGCACTTTTTTCAAATAGCAATCTGAGATTTCTGTGGTGTTGTCTTTTGCAGCTCTTCCCAAACCTTGACAAAGTGGTTTTCTTAGACGATGATGTTGTTATTCAGAGAGATTTATCTCCGTTATGGGACATCAACCTTAGTGGTAAGGTCAATGGAGCAGTTGAGACTTGTAAAGGTGAAGACGAGTGGGTGATGTCTAAGCGATTCAGAAATTACTTCAACTTTTCTCATCCCCTAATAGCAAAGAATTTGAATCCGGAAAACTGTGCATGGGCTTATGGGATGAACATCTTCGATTTACGTGCCTGGAGGAAGACAAATATTACAAATACTTATCATGCATGGCTTAAAGAGGTACTCAATCTTATGCTTTGTGATTTTTTGGGGAAAAATTGGTTTATCTGAATTCCAGCAGCTATGTGTTTACATTTTGGATCTTGCCAGGGTTATGTTTGTGTCTGTCTCTTTGCTGTCCACCTTATTATTCATTTAGCCTTTTCTTTGACATATTCGTCTAGGAGGACTGTTAcaaatttagtatttttagaTTCTGACTTGACATTGTTAAACTCGCTAATCGTTGTAGAATCTGAAGTCGAACTTGACAATGTGGAAGCTTGGAACATTACCTCCTGCTTTGATTGCATTCAAGGGTCATGTTCACCCAATTGACGCCTCGTGGCACATGCTTGGCTTGGGATATCAGAATAAAACCAATATCGACAATGTGAAGAAGGCTGCCGTAATTCATTACAATGGCCAGTCCAAACCTTGGCTCGAGATAGGCTTTGAGCATCTCCGTCCTTTTTGGGCCAAGTTCGTTAACAGCTCCAATGATTTTATCAGTAATTGCCACATACTGGAGTAGTCGACAGATTTTCCTTCCAAGGAAAAAACACAGGAGAATTTTGAAAGCCACAGGCTTTGCAAACTTTTGATTGGTTCTAGGGAATTTCAAATCCAATTGATGAGAAGGAGATTCTGACAATTGCCCGGATATATTCAGGTTTCCAGATTTGATGCTTTGTCTCCTGCAAAAGAGAACCTGCATTCTAGCATGGGCATGAGATTCATTCTTTCAGTATGTAAAATAGAAGTTGGTCACCTTATTCTATTGATTGGACAAAGGACAATATTTTTGGCCCCTTATCTGGGGTTTAGCCTACTCTCTATTACACTATAGCTTAAGAGACAATGATGGGGCATCCTGGGAAATGCTCATCATTGCCATCATCAGTCATTCAAATTGGTGAATTGCGAGAAGAAAAGCTAGGCGCTGCGCCCTGTTTAACTCCCCGCATTGGCCCTTGTTAGCTGCAGAGATGATTCTTCCAACTTAATATTTCATTGTTCCTTGTTAATTTTGTCGTCATTACTCCACGTTTTCTTGATTCAATCATCTTGGTCATATGGAAACTTACATCACATAGTTGGGAAACTCCATAGGTTATTGCTTTGGTACTTGTTTTGTATGATTCAATGATATACAAACTGATATGTGCAGATTATTTTTTACCAAAAGTTTTCCAATCTTACCTTTTTGTTTTTTATCAACATTGGTTTTATTTTCTTGAGGTTTGATGTTTCAAAGACATTTCATTCCTAATCATGGTATTCAAATTTCAATTAATGATACCAAAATTATGGAAAGGGGTTATGAGTTTGATTAGTACAACTGTGAAATCAGAAGGTGGTCAAAGTATAAATTGTTAAACAAATTCCTGCTGAGGAAAGAAGTGCATCGTACCAGCCTGTTTCGTAACTTTCAATAGAGTATTAAAAAACTAAAGAATCCCTTTAAATGCACTCAAAGGGACAAAAAGAAGCAATAAATATTCCTATTTCAAGAAAGGTCTTTAAAAAGAAACTGTCTCCAGCTCAAATCATACAAatctttttatgtatttttaattatttaatgggATACGGAAGGGCCAAGAGAATTTTCTTTTAGTAAAAACTAACTCACTTTTCATTTATGGTTTACCTCGACTATTCTATCAAATATATGTACTTCTCATCTATACAAATACTAAATAACCGAATTTGAATAGTGATATCAAAACTTATACTACTAACTTTATCAACAAGTAAACCATATCCTTCAAGGAGAATAAAAGGATACATTgttgtaataataataaagagaaaacaaaaaagTACTCCCTttcattttttaagaaatatttatttttaatcaaataaaaatagatgAAAGAATTACTAGAAAAgtttcaagaacaacaacatatctaATGAAATTTCACAGGTGAGGTAGGAGAGCTTCCTACTATCTCATTAAAATAGAgaggtttttttttaaaaaaaataagcaaagttccaagaagaaaaagagaaaaaatgtcGACAATTCCATAGAGTGAGGAGGAGAAAAGTTAACTTGATTGACCCAAGCGAAGATGTAGAGAGACATAAAGAAAACTTTGAAAACTCCGAACGAAAACTGCcgattttgatttttcttcatctccttcctcttctttttctccCCCACCCCCAACCCCCcaccttttatttttcttcttttaataaaaaaaatattattttattttttcttattttattgttaatGCATTACACGTATTACCTaccctttccttttttcttccCTGGACTAGTTTTGTAGCTCTATCTGCCTTGAGGAATATCATACGAAATTACTTTGTTGGGTAAAAAGCGGACAGTTTCCAGATCAGTTTCTCCTAACAGTAAGCCCCAATCATgcatcaattttttatttttttttaaagaaaatttaaagATCCATTCTTTTGAAGAATTATAACTTGATGATTCTTGTCTGCAGTTTGAGTTGATGTATTGTAACTATTTTCTAGTTTTTAGTGTTTTATTTGACTTTTGGGGTTCCTTAATTTAGTGATTTATTGCTTAATTTTAACTCAAGAGTATTGGATTTCTTTCTTTGGGGTTGTTTAAATTCTATTTTGACTCTCTTTTCTTGATTATCTAATCAAAGAAAGTGTAATTATTTATGTGATTTTGTGTGGTTTTATGCACATCTTGTCAATATTCACGTCTGATAGTCCATTAAGAATTCATTTTTTGCTTTTTCTGAAGATTTAAGGCTGGGATTTAGGAATTTGATGAGATCCCTAAAGTGTCAAGAACCAAAGACTAAATTCTTTGGTCCTGGGAGCTCCAGTGATTGTGTTAATTAAGGCTGAACAGCTTTCAGGAAGATCCTTGTGTTGGGTTTGTTTTGTAATTTAGAACAAGGATGTCTACAGCTCAAGATCAACTGGAGATCAAGTTTAGATTGATTGATGGAACAGACATTGGTCCGAAGAGTTTTTCTGCGGCTACAAGCGTAGCAACTTTAAAGGAGAATATCCTTGCTCAGTGGCCTAAAGGTTAGTTTAGTTCTTGAATAGATGCTAATTGTGTGTGAGTTTTTCACTGACCCAAGATTTCTGTTGGTGACTTGATTGCTCAGAGAACCACAATCATGGTTGTTAAGTCTCTAAAATTATTTTGGAGCTTTCTGTAAATTGACAAGAATTGCCTAGATTATCATAGTCTATGATCTGTAGTTGTGACTTCTATTAGATATAAAGCTTCGTGGACAGTTCCTTTACTTATGCCTCCTACCGGTAAGGAATGCGTATACAATTTCGTAGGGACTCTGAATGATAAGAAATTTTGGTAAGTTGTAATTCAGATAGTTGAGGCACTTTGCAGCTTCAATCAAACAGTGTGGACTTTCTCTTGAGATTGCTTTGGCTTCTTTCTCTAAAGGGATATTGGTTAAGAAAGTTGACATGGTAGACTCTGATAGTGTTCAGATGACATGAAGCTCTGGCTAACCAAACCCTTCAACTTGTCTTATGCACTGATGCATTATTATTTGTTATTCAAATATTGGGTATTCGCTTCTTTCTGATAGGACTCTTTACTTGAAGTATGAAtttagaaaggaaaattgagaaGCCTAAAGAATAAATTAGAGGGTATTGCCCTTGAACAGCTTACTCAAGCACTCAAGATGAGCTCAATTCTGGGTAGAAGAAAGAGAGAGGAGAATTCTTATTGTTAACCAACTCTCACTGACCTAACAGCAAATGCGACCACGTGCAGCTCACGCGACTCTACTAACTACTTCAACTAACTCGGTGAATACACATGAATGGAGAGTCGTCTAATTAGGATCGTATCACTTTTAGAATGTCCTATTACATTCACACTTTGCTAAGTATGTCAAAACCTTGATGGAACTTTAAGCTTTGCATAGTTCACCAGAGCAGGTATTGAGTAAATCATGTTTCTCAGATTCGAGATGACTCTGAAAGCATTAAGTTGCAATGCAAGCAAAAATATATCGAATTAGGAACTTGAGCTCTTTCCTCGAAttccttttttatattttcagaTTATTTTACCTGAATGTTGTGCTCTTCTCTCTGTTATCAAAGATTTTCTGCTATTAATTTTCTTTCTATAATCTTTTCTTAAAAACTGGGTTCAATCTTAATTTTAAGTTTGTAAGTCATGTTTTCTGAGACATATATCTTATGTAATATAGAGAAGGATAATGGTCCGCGGACAGTAAAAGATGTCAAGTTAATCAGCGCTGGAAGAATATTGGAGAACAACCGAACAGTGGCTGAATGCAGAAGCCCATTATGTGATATTCCAGGAGGAGTTACGACCATGCATGTAGTTGTTCAACCACCAGCTCAGGAGAAAGGTCAGCTTAGATTCACTAAACATATCAATGACATACATGAACTGAAACATAAAAACAGTATTTACATCAGATTGTCTGTAGGATGTTTAATTCATTTCTTTCTTTCGTGTCCTTTGCCAATTTCCATTCTGTATTATATGTTCCTTTTTGTTGTGGCGCTGTTTCTGAACAAAATGTTTGTTGTTTGCTACTTGTGAAACAGAGAAAAAAGCATCAGATGACATGAAGCAGAATAAGTGCCTCTGTGTTATACTATGATATTCAGTTCCAACAGGGGGATGGCTATATGCAAGGTAGGTAGTTACTCTTCGTCACCAACAGATATCAAAGTCTGTAAACTGATGTTCTGGACCCTCTACTTTCAGATAAAGACTGGTGGTTGTTAACAATACTGAAGTTGGTGAAGTAGTAACAAACATGAGTTGTTGGCATGCCATCCATTGTCAAGATCGTGTATGGTCTGGTCtcattttcttttgtatttgcTGCTTTCTTTTTTAGTGCTTGATGGATGCAAAGTCCATTCTGCATTGATTGAAAATTTGTGTTGCTGTCAAGTATACCA
The sequence above is a segment of the Solanum dulcamara chromosome 11, daSolDulc1.2, whole genome shotgun sequence genome. Coding sequences within it:
- the LOC129873172 gene encoding probable galacturonosyltransferase 14 yields the protein MQLHFSPSMRSITISSSSNGGYGDLMKIKVAARHFNYRTLFHTILILAFLLPFVFILTAIVTLEGVNKCSSIDCLGRRLGPTLLGRTDDTGRLVKDFVKILNQVNSEEVPAGLKLPESFSQLVAEMKNNKYSAKEFALVLKGMMEKSEREIRESKFAELTNKHFAASAIPKGIHCLSLRLTDEYSSNAHARRQLPSPELLPMLSDNSLHHFIVATDNILAASVVVNSAVQSTLKPEKIVFHVITDKKTYAGMHSWFALNPVTPALVEVKGVHQFDWLTRENVPVLEAVESHNVIRKYYHGNHVTGSNLSDTTPQSFASKLQARSPKYISLLNHLRIYLPELFPNLDKVVFLDDDVVIQRDLSPLWDINLSGKVNGAVETCKGEDEWVMSKRFRNYFNFSHPLIAKNLNPENCAWAYGMNIFDLRAWRKTNITNTYHAWLKENLKSNLTMWKLGTLPPALIAFKGHVHPIDASWHMLGLGYQNKTNIDNVKKAAVIHYNGQSKPWLEIGFEHLRPFWAKFVNSSNDFISNCHILE
- the LOC129874322 gene encoding membrane-anchored ubiquitin-fold protein 2 encodes the protein MSTAQDQLEIKFRLIDGTDIGPKSFSAATSVATLKENILAQWPKEKDNGPRTVKDVKLISAGRILENNRTVAECRSPLCDIPGGVTTMHVVVQPPAQEKEKKASDDMKQNKCLCVIL